A stretch of DNA from Salmo trutta chromosome 12, fSalTru1.1, whole genome shotgun sequence:
CGGGCGCACATGTACACTAGGCTAATTCAGGGCACAGATTGTAGTTTTTATGCCCTGATATCAGGAGCTGGCGGCCAAAAGGACCGCAGAGCAACTCTGAGACTGAAACGAATACATCAGATGACAAATATTTAAGGAGAGCGAATCGATATACAATCCCGAAATCAGCTGTCACTGTCAACAGTGAAACAACGCTTCAGATGATGTTTGATTGAACCTGAATCCAGAAAATGAATGGTGACGTCACTTCCAGACACGTTCGAGTCCTCCTCACCACTTGTTCTGTTGTTGGTGTACACCTataccattccaacacagaaaagctgcctTTTAACATACTTAAGtacagtttttttgggggggaggggagaaCTATTTCACTtctattgtaattaattataggtcatcattcatagaaatctggaaacactggacagttactttaagaaAGAACCTTatttctgtctgtatgtgatcAGGTCTTTCAGAGCTCATCAGTGATAATGCCACTGAATCCAAGAGAACCATCAACCTCCTGCGACGCATGAACATCTATCAGGAAGTGTTCCTAGGTGTTCTCTATAGGATTCTACCCATACAGGTAACACAGAGACCACGTCTACTAACAAGGCATTTCAAATAATAATGGAGACGATTGATgagatgatggtgtgtgtgtgtgtgtgttatttcaggcCTACCTGGAGCCAGTGTATTTCTATATCTACACCGTGTTTTCTCTCCAAGCGGTGTATGTTATAGCCCTATTCATCACCAGCTGGCTGCTCAGTGGTTCCTGGCTAGCAGGGGCTCTCACTGGAGTCTGGTACATCCTCAACAGGTATACATCTCACCATGCACACCCAACTAATGATTCACTGAAAGGCTAGAcgtgttagcctggtcccagatctgttagtgcTTTTGCCTACTCCGTTGTCATTCTCAGGCGAAACATGACTCAAgtccataaggagttggcaagagagcagaaacagactggctcACAGTTTCTACAATTATAGCTACTGGACAAACTTGATGTCCTACAGCAAGCTGTCACAAGGCCAATCCTAAAATGCCCACTTCGACCTAAGATCTGAATGGACAATTTAAATGGTGGTGGTCTGTGATTGTGTTCCAGAGTGGACACCACGCGGGTGGAGTTCACCGTCTCTCTCAGGGAGAACTGGTCCCTGCCCTTCTTCGCTCTCCAGATAGCTGCCATCACTTGCTACCTGAGGCCTCACCTCAAACCCATCCAGCAGGTAGACACTCACCTAGCAGAGGACACCATCATCTCCTctgttctctacacacacacacacacacacacatacaattacacCAGAATAGGAGAATGAAGAGAAAATCTGTGGAAATAGACTGACTCACTATCAAATGAAGTATCTTATAAGTTGTTTTGAGGTCAAGTGGTTGGATATAATGGGATCTGTGTTGTCCGTCCACTCCTTTCCTGTGAGCAGAAGGTGGTGTTGTGGCTGATGTTCCTGGCCACGTTGTGTTTCTGCCTCACCTGGCAGTTTAATCAGTTCATCCTGCTGGTTCAGGCTCTCATCATCTTCACCCTGGATTGTCTGGACCTCATCTCCACAGAACAGGTCTGTGACATCATTCCTCTCTCAGCATGCACATCACCATCACAGCATTCggatatatatatgtgtgtgtgtgtgtgtgtgtgtgtgtgttgtattatttTGTTCCTGGGCCGAGATTCAatccctttcccaacaatgcagagttaaaaagtttttaaaaagaaGTATATACAAGGAGttctggtaccgagtcaatgtgcaggggtacaaggtaattgaagtaatatgtacatgtggattggggtaaaagtgactaggcaatcaggatagataaaaaacagagtaacagcagtgtgtgtggcgtcagtgtgtgtacgtgtgttggagtgtcagtgtaacgtgtgggtagagtccattgagtgtgcatagagccagtgcaagagaTTCAGTGCCCCAAAAAAAGggtgacaatgcaaatagtccaggtggccatttgatgaactgttcagcagtgttatggcttgggggtagaagctgttcaggagctttttggtcccagacttggtgctccggtaccgcttgccgtgcggtagttagagagaacagtctatgacttgggtgcctggagtcttcgacaattcttagggccttcctctgacaccgcctggtacacaggtcctggatggctgggagctcGGCCTCAGTGACGTACagggtcgtacgcactaccctctgtagcaccgtACGGtctgatgccaagcagttgccttaccaagcggtgatgcagccagtcgagATGCTctcatggtgcagctgtagaaccttttgaggatctgagggcccatgccaaatctttgagGCAATGGCTAGGGTTGAGGCAGGGTACGGattttgtagctcagttggtagaacaggGTGCTCGTAATGCCAGGGTAGTGAGTTctattcccgggaccacccatacgtaaaatgtatgcacacaggACTGttagtcgctttggataaagtcgtctgctaaatggcatatgttATTACCGATTCCTCTCTCCAGGTGACCTGCCTGTACCTAGTCCAGGTAAGCAGCCTGCTGTCCGTGTGGCTGCTGCAGTTCTGTAACTCCATGATCCTGGGCTCTCTGGCTCTCAGCTTCATTGTGGCCGCTCTCTTTGTCAAGCACTTCCAGGTGAGACCAAACACATACCATATGTTCCTCTTAAAACCCCAGGGATTTGACTGGTTTATTTTACAGTCTTGATATACAGTAAGTGCAACATCAGTGGTCATGATACACTGATATACTGTTTGTATTTTTGAAAGCTCTTTGTCTTTTTGCCTTGTGTTCCGTGGAGAGAGGGCTGAAGACCGGCGGTCTCGCAGCGCGGCTGGGGAAGCTGCTCCTTCACACCGTCCTCGTCCTTGCGCTAACGTTCACTATTAATTATTTAGCCAAGGTGAGCCCTGAGACTTGTactacatcctcctcctccccccctcctcctgtcaCCAGGAATGAATAACAAGTCATCTATGTGTGTTATGAGCTGTGGAGAAGCCAGGAGAAAGGCACACAGGAGTCAGGAGGACATCGTGAAaacatttacagtaccagtcaaaagtttggagacacctactcattccagggtttttcttttctttttactattttctacattgtagaataatagtgaagacatcaaaactatgacataaacatatggaatcatgtagtaacaaaagttttaaacaaatcaaaatctattttagattttagattcttcaaagtagccaccctttgggctaccgagtggcgcagaggtctaaggtactgtatctcagtgcaagagatgccactacagtccctggttcgaatccaggctgtatcacatcctgcagtgattgggagtcccatagggcggcgcatagttggcccagcatcgtccgggtttggccgtggtaggccgtcattgtagataTGAATTTGTgattaaccgacttgcctagttaaataaaggttaaataaataaatgtgtacacttggcattctctcaaccagcttcacctggaatgcttttccaacagtcttgaaggagttcccgcatatgctgagcacttgttggctgattttccttcactctgcggtccaactcattccaaaccatctcaattgagttgaggtcaggtgattgtggaggccaggtcatctgatgcagcactccatcgctctcaattagcccttacacagcctggattcaTAAATTCAaaaagcaattcgaccatgaaggcctgattcacgcagtctccactgaacatttgatattgagatgtatctgttacttgaactcgctgaagcatttatttgggctgaaatttctgaggctggtaactttaatgaacttatcctctgtagcagagataacactgggtcttcctttcctgtggcggtcctcatgagagccagtttcattatagcactTGACTGTTTTTGCAATTACACTTGAAGAGACGTTCTTGAAATTGTCTGGatagactgaccttcatgtcgtaaagtaatgatggactgtcgtttctctttgcttatttgagatgttcttgccataatatggacttggtcttttaccaaagagagctatcttctgtataccaccccaaccttgtcacaacacaactgattggctcaaatgcattaagaaggaaggaaattccacaaattaacttttaacgaggcacacctgttaattgaaatgcattccaggggactagctcatgaagctggttgagagaatgccaagattgtgcaaagctgtcatcaaggcaaagggtggctactttgaagaatatcaaatatattttgatttgttattttacatttttcgatgtcttcactattattctacaatgtacttaatagtacaaataaagaaaaacccttgaatgaggaggtgtccaaacttttgaccggtactgtatttCCAGCTGTTTCAAAATATAGCATATAACTGAAATGTACATGGGAATAACTATGCATCTGTAATGTACTTGATGTTAACTTGCCTCTAAGGAATGTTGTTTTTAAAGGTCTGGCTGTTTCATGTTGACTCAGACATGCATAACCTGACCTTATCTCTTTTCCTTGTGTATCTTCATGTTTGTACAGCAAGCGTTGCAGCTCCGATCTGATGAACACATCTTTAAATTCATAAAGTCCAAATTTGGCTTGGGCCCTACGAGGTAGTATACACTTCATCGTGTTTTAATTATTCACTACCTGACACTTAGTGTAGAATCCTGAGATGATAAAACCCCTTTCATTGATCGCATATTAAATGTAATTTATACACACAGAGGAAATGTGCTGTAGTATTTCAGATTAAGTATACAGCAAACTGAAGGAAACAACTGCTATGTCAATACTCAAAGCCAGTGTTACAAGAGCCtgccaacatctctctctctctctctttctctctctctctgtgtgtgtgtgtctctctctctgtgtgtgtgtctctctctctctgtgtgtctctctctctctgtgtgtgtctctctctctctgtgtgtctttctctctctctgtgtgtctttctctctctgtgtgtctttctctctctctgtgtgtctttctctctctctgtgtgtctctctctctctctctctgtctctctttctctctgtgtctctctttctctctgtctctctctctctgtgtgtgtgtctctctctgtgtctgtctgtctgtctgtctgtctgtctgtctgtctgtctgtctgtctgtctgtctgtcttcgtgtgtctttctctctctcagagattTTGATGCCAGTCTGTACCTATGTGAGGAAGCCTTTGGGCTGCTTCCCTTGGACACGTTTGACCGCTTGGCTGGCACTCTGCTGGCATACCCTTACCTCGTCACCCTGATTGTGCTCCTGGTGATGCTGGCGCTGGTAACACTGGCCAACCTCTGGTAAGTTGGATATCCTCCTGTGGCTGTGGACTGAGAATGACGTTCGGACACAGCCCACACACATATGCTTGAGTCATGCCCCGGACATAACGGGTCCCCGGCTTCCGAACGCCATCAGCCTTAATGCCATGTGAATATTACAACGCTTATCCACATTTTTATTGTGTTGTCACTTATTTTCTTCATTCTGTTTCCTTAAATTCCTTCACCATCTGTCATGCCGAGGCCTGTCTTATCCGGCTTCAAAACACTGAGATGGAGTAGAGTTAAAGAGGTTGCTTGTTGGTCGCCCACACATCTATCACGTCATTATTCTTTTTAATTAGTGATTCATTCATTCTTCTTTTAATCATTAGTAAAGAGGATCTCCTTTTTGTGTTTGTATATGCTTTATTTAGACAGTTTAGCTACCGACGGGGaggtagatgaagaggagacaccgtaggaaggttgaacaccacaCAGGTGTTGAACCCCCGCCTCTAGGGTCGTAGTACAGTATGTACTTAGAGCCCACTTTACTACTCGACCACAGTCTTTGCGCACGTAATAATGATTTAGCCACTCGTATGCCACTGCTGTCAGTTAGATCCGTAATTCTCCAGCTGTGTGGAGACCTAATAGAACGTATTGAGGTAGTGGGTGGCAGGCGGCATCACAACAATCCTCTGAGTCCTCTCCCTAAGGCCCTGTGAGTATCTGAGCATGTCACGTCTCACTGTGTGGTTCTGTTCCTgtttgatgagagagagagagagagagagagaatcctgcTCCAATCCTTTTGTCCTGTTCTCATTCCAGTTATCAGAACCCAGTCTGGACCCTCAGGCACTCAACCCTCCCACAAGCTAATCATTACAGGCTCATTTCAGATACACCAGTTAACCTTTTGGAGGAGAGCGAAAGACAAACTGAATAATCTGCCTAATGTCTCCAGCCCTCGCCTTTATGTATTAtgcatcaatgttattctcagtgATTCTTCAGCGGTCGGGCGGCCGCAGAAAGGCCGAGGCGAGGCGCGGCCGATCTGTATGCGGGCAGATGTCGCCTACAATCTGTTACACACCGTCTTCTTCGGCCTCCTGGCGCTCGGCACCATGAGGTGAGCTCCGCTGCTTGTTCAAGATGATATCTCTCCCGACAGGTCTGGAATTATGCTGAATATACAACATCtactttctttatctctctctctctctccttcttctttcTGTTTAATCTGCCCATCTGTCCTCTGTCTGAGTGGCCCTCCCCAGGTCTTTCGGGGTTTTTTCTCTCCACTCTTGCTCTTTCCTTATCTGTCAAATGTTTTGATTACGCACCGTTTCCAATTTGTGATGTTTATTTTGCTGCCCCATAATATGAGGAGAACACTGCTGATAATATCCTTTTAATGCAAAGTACATTTTTGCGCAGTTAAGAAAATAAGTTTAAATAAGGTTGTTCTGCTCTTTTAAAGACACTGTTCTTCTCTCTCCAGAATGAAATATCTATGGACTGGCCATATGTGTGCCTTTGCTGCCTATGGCGTGTGTGGCAAGGAGCTGTGGTCCCTCTGCCTTAACATGATTCACTGTAACACTAAAACAAAGGTAAAGGCAACAGCTCCGATCCCTAAGGTTTCTTTTAACAGAAGAATGAGCACAGTACCGGTTAACAGCTTCTGCATTCCACCATGAGATGGTCCCAGTCCTACACTGAGCCAGTACGAACACGTTGGAATGGTTGCTCGCTTATACTGTGCTGAGCAGTTACAACCTTATCCAGTAGGTGGCAGTATGGTAACAACCAACGACCACCAACATGCCTGTACAGAGAAAGGAAATATCATAACAGATTGTAATGTTCACCCTGGTAATTTTCTCTCTCGTTTTGCAGCTGAGGCTGATCAGGTACACGCTTCCACTTGTCATTCTGTGTTTTCTATATCACAAGGTGAGACATTTGCCTTGCTATTTCATCACAATTTGCAGTACAATATTTTCTCACCCACAGAAATTGCAGTAACAGTGAACTGAAATGGAGTTAAAAATGGAAGCGGCAACTGGCCGGTGACTAGTGTGTTAAGGACTTTGGCTCTCTCTATCAACTGCACAGAGACATAGGCAGTCATCGGGATGTGTGAATGGATGTGTTTGGTTTATATGGAAGTGATTAATGTGAGCTGATGTGTTTCTGTGGAGTTTTGTTATTTAGAGTCTTTTTCTCCATGCTGTTTCTCTGTAGTTCTGGCCCAAACTGATGACGGAATTATCAGAACTGAGAGAATTCTACGACCCTGACACTGTTGAGCTGATGACCTGGATTAGGTAAAACCCGATGTATTTCTGCTTGAATGTGCGCACATACGCAGACGTACATGCACACGTGCGTAGATGTCAAACGACCGCAAATCAGGTTAGCTTTGTTCCACAGATCAAGTTCCGCCATCGTTGCCTGTGACTGCATGTGTTTATGTGAAATGTAGATTTGGTGAGCTGTGGCGCATGAATAAGTAATGGAGGTCTGGAGAGGACCCAGCTGTTGGCAGCGGTTCAGCCCGTGGCCCCGGGCCCCTGTGGAAGGGTTTTTATCAAGCCAATCAGTCCTGATGTGATCAAGAGATGGAGGTGAATTTGGCGTGGCTCCTTGGCTCTGAGAGAGACTGACTTGGGAGGACAGACCTTAAAAAGACTGTGTGAAATAACACAGTCTCTCTGCCTCCAGAGAAAATCCAATTTGCTCGGAGGATTAGCGTGTCGAGTTACCTTCACTGGTGCTGGCGCATTAAGCCTCTTGCCGTGCGCTAATTACATTTAACATGAAAGAGTTAAGCAGTGATCGTGTTTCATGAGACTTGGGCATAGCAAAGCTGATCTTGTTTGTAGATTATCACAAATTCAGAGGGAAtgtgaacaaaacaaaaaaaaacgggGAAATATATTTCTGTCTCATTCACAGTATTTACATGAAGTACTTATTGGTTTGTTATGGTAATCTTGCCGAATGTACTTGAACATACCGTGTATCCATGGGcgctttttaaataaatacattgtaaTAAATCTGAGGAGTTCAGGAGATTTAATCAAGAGACAttaaggagagaagaagaagcaACACAAACGTACAGCTCCAGAATACTGATGTACTCCTGCTGAAACATCAATACATTCGTGGGCATCGCGGTTTGTCTAGCAGCTCTTCTGGCAGCCTGGACTTCCTTGATGAAACTGGTTTGCCGACTGTTTCTTTTTCAGTTAAAGCTGAGTCTGTAATCGTGAGTCCCTCCAGCTTCCTCTTGCTAAATGCACATTCAGAAGTCAGTGGTAGGTAGCTCGCCATTGTGTGTGAATACGCTTGATAAGTTCTCTCTCTTGACTTTGCTGGCTCCACGCTTGATGGTGCCCTTTAAGTTGTGCTGGTGCCTTGTCATTACGGTCTTGGGCAGCGTTGTGAGGCACCGTCATCACAGACACCCTTATCATTTAGAGCATTGGCTGCCATGCAATTAATTTCCCCTCTTTTGTTCCGTGGTTAATATTGTCACGCCATCCTTTGATTCTGGAAAGCTGAGTTATTTCAAAATGTTGCCTTGTTTTTGAATAATGAAGACAAATGATGCTTTTGTTTTCCCAGGGAAACTTCTGTAGCTGTAAGAGCGGCTGTAATTTCGGTTCACTACTGGAACAAAGAGGACGTTTTCATGCTGTAAACTGTGGATTTCTTCATGTTTTTTCACACTCTCATATCCTCCACTTTCATCTCCTTGCTAATTGTCGTTCTGTCAGCTTGACTTTTCTCTTCCTTATAATTTGTCAAAATTAGAAGTTTTCCCCTTATTATACATAGTCTCCAGAGTATGTCAGTAGCAGTAAGTAAAACTCTGTCTATCCTCGTATGAACCACAGTTATTCCCCTCCTCAGGCTATTATCGATAGAAAGCTTGTAACTTCGCCCACTGTGAAATTGCTTATAATGAAATTTTTGccaaccctccctctctcaaacgatcagtcagtcaatcaatcaatcatcacCCTCCACTCAGTCTCTGAACTCTGTGGCAATTGAATTGGCCATTATAGTGGCTGGTTGGTGTAACAGCCgatatctgtggtgatccatctCTTCTAGCTGGGAGCAGAGCAGTCAGATAGGATGAGCGGAGCTGTAGGATCTTAGGAGGGACGTGACAGGCCcatctctgtttctatctccatCTCTGCCGTACCTGAGCTCCCTACAAATCCCAGCCGTTAGCACCTCAGTGCTGTTAGCATCCTCCTCCCTCCCGTACCTGCCTGTCTTGGACTCGTGCTGTGTAGACGTTACTAGGCTATCCTCCTCCAGTCTCTGATTGGTAGACACTGAAACTTTCCACCtatctgttctctttctctctctgccggCAGCACTACCACTTTAATGTGTGCATCAACAGGTGTACAATGCTGTTAATTTACTGCATGACATAGTCCCACCTCTGCATGTAGCAGAAGTAACGCACAGGCACATTCATGCATACCAATTTCACGCTTAATCACCATCTGTGTCCTCCCCACTATTAACACCATTAATACGTTTTTGTAATGTCACCGGGGCGGCAGGCATTTAGATACcagaatatacatatgaaatAGAAATCAGCTGAGGTCTGAGGAATCCCACTTGAATATGCAGTAATTAAACGCACACTCCCCCAGAGAGGAGGAAGTGACCCGGAAGAGCATGTCAGCCAGAGGTCAGCCCCATCACCtcatcacacacagcccaggGTGGCTGGCGATTAGCCCCGCAAGCTGCTGATGCTCCTAGCGGGGGCGTCCCATCTCTCCCCCCACAGCCCAGAGGGAGTCAGCGGTCTCAACCTATTCCCTCTTTTTCCGTAATGGGGATTTGAACGGCAAATCAACATGAGGAATGGAGGAAATAATAGCTGCTGTGAAAGAGGCTCTGCTATGATCTCTTACCGAGTTACAGTGATTTGATTTCCTTTTCTAATATAGATAATACAATGGCTCTTCCGCCAGGGAATGAAACTGAAATAATTTAATTTGGGGAATTAAACTGAAATAATTCAattctacctgtgtgtgtgtgtttgagcaaaCAACCTTTTTCTTATGCTCTTTTGTGCTGTTCTCGACTGCCTACTTGATTTGTGAAATACCTGAACAGCAGCTCGACAGGTGGTTCTCAACCAACTATGCACACACTGTGCTGCTTGTTTCTGCCTGAAATTACCTGATTTCTCAGTTGTTACCAACAATTACCACCAATATAATTATTACTGTAAATTGGTGCCGTGAGTGGAAACGTGCACTCTCTCTCCACACGAGTGTATCCATGCAATCAGACTTGCCGGAGAGTGTACACAGCTCAGATTGTAAACATAACGATTGTTCTGTTCTCAGTGTTGTGGCTTGTGTTAGATGAACAAAAAATGCCCCCGAGTTGTGTAGCTGGTTAGAGGGGCTCTCAGGCGTGTGCAGTCACTGTGTCGATGAGCGGAGATCAGTGTTAGGCCAAGGTTGGGCTGTGGTAAGGTTGGGCTGTGGTAACAACAAGGCTCTACTTAGAGTCAGGCTCTCTGGGCTGTTCTAATGTCAAACATTCCACACCGGCTTAGTCCTTCCTGTGAGTCCTCCCTCACCACCTCTCTAGAAACGTCTTGAGAAAGATTCCTTTGCGAAAGATAAACATGCTTTATTTGTCCGAGGTCAATGATATGTTCCGAGCAGCCTTAGAAGGCTGTCCTTTCACAAGCCTTAGAATCTCTCCTTGAAGTTGTTCCTCCGCAaaactttaataataaaaaaaatattggtgTCATTGTAGCTGTGAAGAAGAAAGGAAAGGTCTTTCACATCTGCAAAGGTTATTGTAAAAGGACTTGATGGCACTGAGTAAAGAATACCTGCAGTGTCCAAGTACAGACATCAAAATGGTACTAGCCTGCTACTGAGTCACGAGAAACCAACCGCCAATCCCATTTTGATAAATGCACAAATGCAGCGGCTCTACAGCATGTTAACATCTTCTGCCCAGGTTTGAGAAGCGGCTGTAGCATGCCGACGGGGGATCTTCTGTGGTGGATCATGCTCGCACGCGGCATGGCCCTCTGTGTAGCGTACAGCAGTATAAACGCCGATATCTTCTTCCTTGTCTTCCAGCTCAAAGACCCCCAAGAAAGCGGTGTTTGCTGGCAGCATGCAGCTGCTGGCTGGGATCAAACTGTGCACAGGGAGAGTCCTGACTAACCACCCACACTATGAAGACcgagctctgagagagaggaccagACAGGTAAAACAAACCCTTTTATCCTTATCCTACTTCTATACTTAAAAAAGTGTATGTCTACACAAGACCTGACCTGAGAGGAGAGTAATACAGAGAAAACGGTTCACCTGTAAATATGTgatgaccagggttgggggtcaattccattttaaaGTCAGTCCAACCAGGGAATTAAACTGTCCACGTGGAAAAGAAAAGGGCCGTGTTCAAATCGTCTCCACAATTGTAACGGAACTCAGAAGGCATGACCCTCACTCGGGTGACGATGCTATCAAGGAGAGGACACCACTTCCGTATACCTGTGCTGTGATATTAGCATGGAGGGGACGTCAACCGCGGCGGGGGGAAATGGAGTCCCATAAGCCTCAGCGTGAGAGCATGCCATCAGTCACTTATATTTCCTGTCTGGCTTTCCCCTCAGTTTAACAGAAGCGTGCGACTTTATCAGCCAGACAACGCCATGTTTTCATCTCACCCAGGGATGGCAAGTAGCATTTGTCAGATGCATAGATGAATTGTAGTGGTGTGAACCGTCGCTAAAGCTCGTTAGACAGTGCAGCGCGTGGGGCTAGGTGAgggggaggcaggcagacaggagaggagatggTGCACGGCTGCTGGATGGTTGGGTACAGAGCGTTCTGCCACTCTGTGGGTGGTGCTCTACGGCGTGTGATTCTGTGTCGTGCGGCGGTGCGGGGCCTCACAAAGCTCTGCAGGCAGAACTCTGACTAATGAAGCTCTGCAGCTGTGGGAGGGAGAAGCGAGGGAGGGCTCGCTCCTCAGGTTCGGGGGCTCTGGCTCTGCCT
This window harbors:
- the LOC115202940 gene encoding probable C-mannosyltransferase DPY19L3 isoform X4: MNGLSELISDNATESKRTINLLRRMNIYQEVFLGVLYRILPIQAYLEPVYFYIYTVFSLQAVYVIALFITSWLLSGSWLAGALTGVWYILNRVDTTRVEFTVSLRENWSLPFFALQIAAITCYLRPHLKPIQQKVVLWLMFLATLCFCLTWQFNQFILLVQALIIFTLDCLDLISTEQVTCLYLVQVSSLLSVWLLQFCNSMILGSLALSFIVAALFVKHFQRGLKTGGLAARLGKLLLHTVLVLALTFTINYLAKQALQLRSDEHIFKFIKSKFGLGPTRDFDASLYLCEEAFGLLPLDTFDRLAGTLLAYPYLVTLIVLLVMLALVTLANLCDSSAVGRPQKGRGEARPICMRADVAYNLLHTVFFGLLALGTMRMKYLWTGHMCAFAAYGVCGKELWSLCLNMIHCNTKTKLRLIRYTLPLVILCFLYHKFWPKLMTELSELREFYDPDTVELMTWISSKTPKKAVFAGSMQLLAGIKLCTGRVLTNHPHYEDRALRERTRQVYQIYAHQSPEEVHGILRTAGADFVVMEDSICYERRHGRGCRLRDLLDLANGHIMDGPGDNDPDLVHASHPRFCESVKTDGPAYTALFTRVFQNKTFHVYKLRRGKKRAKGDREPVAMEDKTH
- the LOC115202940 gene encoding probable C-mannosyltransferase DPY19L3 isoform X2; this encodes MTALRQRKGSKGSKEPGPEVLNQRFNPSAEPLERSSDGVWTWRTVLWVAIGWIVGISLGMLCCIYVATLHENDLWFSNIKEVEREISFRTECGLYYSYYKQMLRAPSIQQGLSELISDNATESKRTINLLRRMNIYQEVFLGVLYRILPIQAYLEPVYFYIYTVFSLQAVYVIALFITSWLLSGSWLAGALTGVWYILNRVDTTRVEFTVSLRENWSLPFFALQIAAITCYLRPHLKPIQQKVVLWLMFLATLCFCLTWQFNQFILLVQALIIFTLDCLDLISTEQVTCLYLVQVSSLLSVWLLQFCNSMILGSLALSFIVAALFVKHFQRGLKTGGLAARLGKLLLHTVLVLALTFTINYLAKQALQLRSDEHIFKFIKSKFGLGPTRDFDASLYLCEEAFGLLPLDTFDRLAGTLLAYPYLVTLIVLLVMLALVTLANLCDSSAVGRPQKGRGEARPICMRADVAYNLLHTVFFGLLALGTMRMKYLWTGHMCAFAAYGVCGKELWSLCLNMIHCNTKTKLRLIRYTLPLVILCFLYHKFWPKLMTELSELREFYDPDTVELMTWISSKTPKKAVFAGSMQLLAGIKLCTGRVLTNHPHYEDRALRERTRQVYQIYAHQSPEEVHGILRTAGADFVVMEDSICYERRHGRGCRLRDLLDLANGHIMDGPGDNDPDLVHASHPRFCESVKTDGPAYTALFTRVFQNKTFHVYKLRRGKKRAKGDREPVAMEDKTH
- the LOC115202940 gene encoding probable C-mannosyltransferase DPY19L3 isoform X3, which gives rise to MEVEREISFRTECGLYYSYYKQMLRAPSIQQGLSELISDNATESKRTINLLRRMNIYQEVFLGVLYRILPIQAYLEPVYFYIYTVFSLQAVYVIALFITSWLLSGSWLAGALTGVWYILNRVDTTRVEFTVSLRENWSLPFFALQIAAITCYLRPHLKPIQQKVVLWLMFLATLCFCLTWQFNQFILLVQALIIFTLDCLDLISTEQVTCLYLVQVSSLLSVWLLQFCNSMILGSLALSFIVAALFVKHFQRGLKTGGLAARLGKLLLHTVLVLALTFTINYLAKQALQLRSDEHIFKFIKSKFGLGPTRDFDASLYLCEEAFGLLPLDTFDRLAGTLLAYPYLVTLIVLLVMLALVTLANLCDSSAVGRPQKGRGEARPICMRADVAYNLLHTVFFGLLALGTMRMKYLWTGHMCAFAAYGVCGKELWSLCLNMIHCNTKTKLRLIRYTLPLVILCFLYHKFWPKLMTELSELREFYDPDTVELMTWISSKTPKKAVFAGSMQLLAGIKLCTGRVLTNHPHYEDRALRERTRQVYQIYAHQSPEEVHGILRTAGADFVVMEDSICYERRHGRGCRLRDLLDLANGHIMDGPGDNDPDLVHASHPRFCESVKTDGPAYTALFTRVFQNKTFHVYKLRRGKKRAKGDREPVAMEDKTH
- the LOC115202940 gene encoding probable C-mannosyltransferase DPY19L3 isoform X1 yields the protein MEIRKRGLSKLESYWGISQDDVSAESCGEARGGLRVSEREDSGRDSQNWYRLSIPPLWPWQTVVIAAGLVLAVLTGLAHAWCVYSIHENLLWFSHLKEVEREISFRTECGLYYSYYKQMLRAPSIQQGLSELISDNATESKRTINLLRRMNIYQEVFLGVLYRILPIQAYLEPVYFYIYTVFSLQAVYVIALFITSWLLSGSWLAGALTGVWYILNRVDTTRVEFTVSLRENWSLPFFALQIAAITCYLRPHLKPIQQKVVLWLMFLATLCFCLTWQFNQFILLVQALIIFTLDCLDLISTEQVTCLYLVQVSSLLSVWLLQFCNSMILGSLALSFIVAALFVKHFQRGLKTGGLAARLGKLLLHTVLVLALTFTINYLAKQALQLRSDEHIFKFIKSKFGLGPTRDFDASLYLCEEAFGLLPLDTFDRLAGTLLAYPYLVTLIVLLVMLALVTLANLCDSSAVGRPQKGRGEARPICMRADVAYNLLHTVFFGLLALGTMRMKYLWTGHMCAFAAYGVCGKELWSLCLNMIHCNTKTKLRLIRYTLPLVILCFLYHKFWPKLMTELSELREFYDPDTVELMTWISSKTPKKAVFAGSMQLLAGIKLCTGRVLTNHPHYEDRALRERTRQVYQIYAHQSPEEVHGILRTAGADFVVMEDSICYERRHGRGCRLRDLLDLANGHIMDGPGDNDPDLVHASHPRFCESVKTDGPAYTALFTRVFQNKTFHVYKLRRGKKRAKGDREPVAMEDKTH